From the genome of Vibrio coralliilyticus:
CGCTTTTATGCAATCATCATTGCTGTAGTGCTAGTCTATTTTTCTCAACATGACTTCACTTCATTCATTGACACTCACGCTACGATGGACCCAGAAACAGGAATAGACCTGCAATCCAATTCTATGATCTGGAATCAGATCATAATGCTGTCCACTTTCATAGTATTCACACTCACTCTGATTCGAATTGTCGTAGATTTGTCCAAGGGCTCTATCAAGACGGACGGTTCGTTCATTACTACCTTACTCTGGTTAGCTGTATCACTGTATAACGTTGTAAAACATTGTTTTACTAAAAAACCAGCTCAGGAAAGTTGAATATGAGTCGTTCAAACAATGATGATATTGAAACGGCCCTATTTGGTGGTTTCTGGTACTACGGTAGTCTGGCAGTCATATGCTTGTTACTGTTTAACTTCTATGAAGCATATCTATTTGCTTTTTGGAAGTGGGGGCGAATGGCAGAGCTTTACTTCTGGTACTGGCTTACATCTCCGTTTGATAGCACTTTCTTTTTGGAAGGTATCAATGTTCTCCGAACTACCGCACCAAATGAAATGAACTGGAGCTGGCTGTTTGAATTTGAAGCTTACTTTAATCAATACTTGCGTTTTTTCTATGCCCCCTTCTTTTTCATTGTCGCTGGTAAACTATTTCACAACTACTGGACGGTAACAGAGCCACTCAATGTTCAAACAATGATTGAGCTTTACGCGAAAGAAAGCAAAGCGAATGAGGTTTTAGTCTATGACAACCCGCTAAAACATCATTTGGTGTATGACTTTGACAATAGAAGTGACTATCACAATAGGCATGCACAAGGAATGCAGCCGAATCAGTATTTGACGGCTAACCCGCCGCCAAACGCCTCTAGATCAGAACTAGAAAAACACAAAAGGTTAGTATCGAGCGGAAAAGACTCAATATTCCAGCCTATTGCTTTAATTGATAGGAAGAACAATCGATTCAACTTCTCACGTGAAAGAGCCAAGCGAAGCTATGAGAGACAGTTAACCAACCCGCCAGTGAACTCACCTTTCTATTTGGATGAAGAAAACGCACCGCGCCTCTTTGACCAAGATGGTCAGCTGATACCTCTACAGAAAGACGACAAAGGTCGAATCGTTGGAGGCTTTGCTACTAATAAGTTGTTAAATAACGGACGAGAGTTTAAGGGAGCTGCCAGTGATGTGGCACTGCTGTTTAATCACATCGAACGGAATGTTTATTTTGAGCTTTGCAGTCGGTATCGCCACCCAAGTGTACCGTTAGAGAAATTGGTTATTGAATTGACCAAACAGCACGCGTACACACGCACGTATCTAGTCTCACTTCTAAATATTGTTCGTGCCAATGAACCAATAGGCTCATCTGAGTTCTATATGCTTTGGCGTCAAGACCGCATCTTGTATTTCTCAATGTATAGCGCTTCTGAAGAAAAACCATTCTGGGAAGCTAACGGAGTGATGGCGCACTATCATTTTGAAATAAAACTAGGTAAGGCAATCACAACGCCTCAAGTCATCACGGCGGTTGATGCGTTAGAAAAGGAATACCAACGTTTAAAACGTCATGAACCGGACTTCCAAGACATACTCACAAGGCTGACACATGGCATGTCAAACGAAGGATTTCTTACAAGCACTGACCAAATTGACTCAGTCAGTTTAGAAGGTGAGCTAGATATCCTGAACGATATAGACGCTAATAGTACTGGTGCCGGAACAGGTTCAAGAGAGAACGCGAACTCGCTTGATAGCGCCCATCGGGATATAGGTGAATTGTAATGGCAGGGGCTAGTAATTTCGCTAAGAGAACCCGATATGCGATGCAAACGGGTCTATTCGATCAAAGAACGGATATGATCGATGATAGGTCGATATTTGCGATTTTCTTCGACTCTCTTCCGATTATAATTTCCGGAATATTCGCATTCTTAGGTGTGTTGGTACTGGCATTCCCTTCGGTTTCCAATTTTATTTTTATCCTTGGACTCCCGCTGTTTTTCTACGGCATAAGCGTTCAAATTGATTACCTTATCAGTGCACCGTATGCCAAAGACAAAATTAAGCATACGGCTAAGAAAAAGAAGAAAGGAAAGAAATACGAGTCTGAAAACGCAAAGAGTGGTTTTCGCCTAAAACTTGGCGATGCTTTCATGCTTATCGGCTATGACATGCTATTTGGCCGACAGCTATGGATCTCTAACGACCGCGAAACTCGAATGGGCCTGATAACGGGCACAACTGGTTCAGGAAAAACTGTTACTCTCAACTCACAGCTGTTCCAAAGCTGCATACAAGGCTACATCAAGCATGGTGCTCCCGTCCTACTGGCAGATGGTAAAGGCTCAGTAAATGGATTGTATGATTTTCTGTTTTACATCGTAAGAACAGGGCGAATACATGACGTGAGGTTAATGAACTTCCTAACGGGAGGGGCCGAACACAATTCAGACTCCATGCTGGATGAAGAATATCCATCCAATAAATTTAACGTGTTATCCCAAACAAACTCTGAAGAATCTCGAAGTCTCGTTATGAGTTTTGGGCGGAACAGCGAAGGGGGAAGCAACGACTATTTCCGAGATCGAGCATCTAACATGCTGGCTGGTGTCTTTCCTCCACTTACGTGGTTGCGTGATAACCAAAGTGAACACCTAGATATCACGGTTTTACAGCAAAACCTTGGACTACGGGAGATGATTAAACTCGCTTCTCGTCAAGACATTCCAAAGGCAAAGACTCAAGCGCTTAGGGAATACTTGAAAACACTGAACATGATTAATGACTCTTATTTCACCTCGCCAGATGCTGACATCGAAATAAACCAAAAAGCAGACGAGCAGCATACCTACAACAAGTCGATGGTGTCGAAGACAGTTAATGAAATGGCGGGTACGTTTGGCCATATCTTCAGTACGGTTGGGTCTGATATAAATCCACGCAATGCCATCATGCACGGTCAGATATTGCTAGTCCTACTGCCTACTATCGAAAAAGAGCCGGATGCGATGGCTGAACTGGGAAGACTGTTCATTGGTTCCCTGCGACCAGCATTTTCTAGTATGTTCGGTCACCGAGTGCAAGGCTTGCGTAAAGATGTGGTTGATGGTTTGGCTATTCGTCGCATTGTTCCTGTGAGAGTTTTTTTGGATGAAGTGCTCAACTACTATCAGAAAGGTCTATCCCAATATTTGTCTTTGATGCGTGACCGCCTTGTGTCTCTAACTCTACTCGGTCAATCTCTTAAAGGTATGGAAGACGCTGGCTTGTCAGAAGCTAGACAGTCGCAAGCTAACTTCAACAACTGGTATCTGTTCAGTTCACAAGACGTGTATGAAACTTATGATCGTATATCTAAAGCACTTGGGACATTCAGAGTTAAGCGCCTTGCTGAGAAAACTCGCGACATATGGGGTAATTGGGTTCCAGGTGACCGCCTTCAGGAAACTGAGGAAAACGTTCTTAACGAACGCGATATCGCTGGTGCAGAACCAATGGAAGGGGTTTACCTTTATCGAGGCAACCCAATACCATTTAAGAGCGCTACGTTTTTCGCCGATGATGAACGTGATGGTGTCTTAGACCGATTCTATCTAAACCATTTCGCCGAATTAGAACCCCCAACAGATGCACATATTCAATATGTCCGTGCAATCTTAGACCTCGAAACAGCAGCAACTGATGGCACTCTGGCGTCGATAAAGCCTGAAGATAGCCCAAACGCAGTAGCAAATCATTTCGTGCAAAACGTTGAAGGTATTTGTTCTCGGATTGAACAAAAGGAGCAATTCGAGTTGTATCGCTCTTTCGATGTTCTTGTGTTTGCAATGGTGGACACGATTGTCGAAATGGACATCCAGAAAGTTAATCGTACAACAAAGGAATTGCAGGAAGAGGCCGACTTGGAGCGACAAGCTCGACTTGAAAACCGCACTATTGAAGAAGTACTTGAGGACAGCAACGAAAACTCAATGATCGTTGATGCTCAAGATGCATTCGCCTCTCATAGTGAGTATTACAGTGAACAGCTTGGAATTGGGGGTTATGACATCCCCGATTATGTCGATGACGAAGCTGTTTCAGCAAGTTCCGAACACATTGATAGTCAAAGTGATGTAGCTGGTGGTGATGGGACTTCTGAACGGGAAGATGATAATGATGCTACTTCGTCTCAACCTAGTGGTACGAGTTGGTTTGATCGCGCTGCTACAGGTGACTTGAACCAAAGCGCTCCGTCATATGGAATTGTTGTTTCTGGTGCGGACTCTGACACATCAACAGATGAGAAAGACAAAGACAGTGCAGCTAAGAAGGGAGCGGATTCGAATACTTCTTCCAGCTCAAACAGTCCACTAGTTAATACTGAAACTCAAAAGACAGTCAAGGATATCGAGCAGGTAACATCGTTGTCAGCAGACGAAATCAGCCGCGAACTATTGGATGTAGAGATCTACCCTACGAAACCGACTCCTCCAACGCTGGATTCTGAAGAGCAGTCGCGCCTTACCACTGATGTTGCAAATGAAATGAGCGAAACAGCAGATCGCTACCAAACTGAGTTGGATTCACAACATGCCTCCGCGTTAGATGACTTTTTTGGGGAGAGGTAATCATGTTTACAGATATACCAATAGACCACGATGTTAGTCAGCAGCAAATCGCATACTACCAGCAGATTGCGGCTTCAGAGTCAAAGAGAGAACCCATTGCTCGTTGCATCCTTAGAGCTTCGCGAATCTTAAATGTTCACCCGAACTATTTGTATACCATCTCAATTGCAGAGGGGGGGAGAACAGGTAAGTACCGACAGAATGCCGACAAAACGCATGACATTGGAGTTATGCAGATTAACTATGAGACTTGGGCGGTTGAGCTACCAAGAATTGGCTATTCAATCACCCCTCAATATTGGGCAAAAGTCCTTAAGAACACTTGCACAAACGTACTTGTGGGAGGAGTTATATTCAAACATCGTGCTAAACCAGCTCAAGATTCACTAACAGCAATGGCGAATTACCACTGGTACTCGATGGCCGAAAACAAAGCGCCTCACATCCGATACAAGAAGCGATTGGTAAAAATCTACGATGATCTTATTAAGGACCAAACTGATTTTATAAACAACGGAGCCGAAGTTAATGTGCGCTTAAGGTGTAAGTATGCTTATTGTGACTGAAAAGTACCGTACCGCTAATATTGTTGCCCGTTCTTTGGGCTTTGGTTATTTTTGTGAAGATCACTTCGCTAATGAGCATGGTGATAAGATTTGTTTTGCACATGGCCATCTCTATGAAACCAGTCATGAACAGCCGGAAATCTATGATTGGAAGACCCCCGATAACTTCAACAATCTTCCAAGGACACTCTACTCCATTCCGAAGAAACTGTCTGTCGAGATAAGAGGTGTCAAGCTCACATCAGAAAGACTGCGCACCACAATCATATCCAATATGCAAGACAGCGATATGATTATCAATGCCTGCGATTTTGACCGCGAGGGCGAGCGGATTTTCTATGATCTCTTTAATGCTGCTGACACTTCAGCACGCATCTATCGTATGGATATGTCTAACGGCTTAACTAGGCGTTTAGTTTGTGAAGCATATGCCAATCTCCTTGATGGGACGGAAACTAAATCTCGCTTCTATGCCTCTTCGGCACGCGATGCGGCTGATTATTCTTATGCTCTTTTGACGCAAGTGGCAACCTATCATGCTCGTAGCGGCGATTTGCACCCCGCCTTTACAGGCTACAAAGATGCAAAATCGAGCACACTATCAATCGGTAGGCTTCAGGTTCCACTAGCATTACTCATTGCACTTAAATGCAAGGAGGTGGAACAATTCGATGTAAGGGCAATCTTTATACCGCAGTTATCCGCGAAAATTGGACGATACAAGTGCCTTTTTAATTATGATCCCGAACTATCCGAAACCGATGGATCCTTATTGTCACACCCGAGACTATCTAAGCAGTACATCAATGCTCGCGAGCAGCAATCTAAAGAAGTGACGGTGGTGTCAGTATTAGTGAAGCCCGTAACATTTTCTCCACCAGCTCCCCATAATACGGCATCGATACAGGCGGAAATGAAGAACCTGACGCCTAGTGAAACGATGAGCGCCATGCAATCGTTGTACATGAAAGGATTAATTAGCTATCCACGGAGTGACAACGATTCATTGTCAGAAAAGAACTACAGTAATGGGCGACTAGCCTCGCTTTTGGAATCATTGAGTCGAAATGAAGGTTTTTCAAAAAAAGATGGAGATGATGCCAATCTATGCGCACTTGCTCGATCTCTGGAGCACTCTACTAGTCCACAATGCGTTAAAGAACATAGTAACCTAGCTCATAGCGCAATTGTTCCAACCGATGCGTCTGTTTCGCCTGGTCAGCTAAACGACAATGAGCAGCAGGTTTACAATTCAATTTGCAATCGTTTCACAGACGCTATGCGCGGGGAAACCTATGGCCAAGAAGTAACACTGTCAGTTTGTTTCAAAGAAGAGTGTTTAGGCTTACTTGGTGAGAACCGCAGTGTATTTACTTGCCAAAAGGTTATTGGCGAAGGCGACAACAAACTCACCAACTTGCTTCCAGGTGATGTCTTTTCAATTGATGAACTGAGCACGATCAAACACCAGCGAGATGTACCGCAATACCATTGCTTTAGCGAGCTTCCGCTAATTATGCAACAGGCAGGCTTGGGCACAGCCGCAACACGAGATAGAGCAGTGGCCAAGTTGTTAGAGCGTAAGATTATAGATGTGTTTTTTGATGCAGGGATTCGATATGCGATTATCACTGACAAAGGCATCGCTCTACTAAAAATACTGCCACCAGAGTTTAAGACACCACATTTAACTGCGCGGTGGGAGAAAAAGTTAGCTGAAATTGAACAAACACTCGACCATGACGAATGTAATGCCATGCGTAGTGAGTTCATAGCGGATGTCTTTGGGAGAGTTCAGTATCTTTGCCGAATGTTCAATATGGGTCAGTTGGATTTACGAACGTCTACATCTCCCGCTTCTCAGCAGCACCTTACTCAAGTGGAAGAAAGAGCCAAGGCGTTAAATGTCGACATTACCTTAGCCGATTTTAAGACGGTTCAAAGCTGTCATAACTTTCTTATAGCTAACCCCTTACCTTACAGTAAAGAAACGCAGAAAGAGTTCGCGCAAAGTGGGCTTGATGTTGACAGCGCTACCTTAAGAGACAGCAGGCGTGTCAACCTTCGTGTTAATCAGTCTTCTAAGGATGCTCCACCAAGTGAGAAACAGCTCACCAAAGCTTATACCATGGCCCAGCTCGTTCGAATCAAAGTTCCAGCTAACATCAGAAAAAGTGCTAAGGCTTGCAGCGATTTCATTGACTCCTGCCAAGCGAAGCGGAAGCCTAGAGTCGCACAAGTAAAAGCCCTGAAGCAGTTAGCCCAAAAACTTGAGTATCCCATTCCGTCAAATATCTTTAAATCCCGAACTAAGGTCGTGGACCTGACTAAAGAGCTCAGAAAACGTATGAAAGGCACTAAATGAAAAAGTATCTAGAAGGCATGACGGAAAGACAAGTTGCCGCGATTACCAATGAAGGGTGCACAGCTGTAACAGCAGGGGCTGGAGCAGGAAAAACCGCAGTTCTTACTAGAAGGGTCTACCGTTTGCTTTTGAAATACCGTTCTAGCGAACGCAAACATCCTCCGGTCGTGGCCATCACTTTTACACGTGATGCCGCTAAAGAAATGGATCGACGCATAAAGGACATGGCCGGAAAGTCACTAGCAAAAATGGCATTAGCAACAACCATGCATCAGTTTGCTATCAATAAGATTCTTAAGCCTAACTTCCATCTCCCTTTTTTTAAAAAACAAGGCTTTAAGCTATGGAAAATTGCCTCTGGTCGGGATAGTTTTTTCCACTTAAACCAAGCAACCGATATCGCGTTGTCAAACAAGCAGCTAGGTGACTTCAAGCAACTTGAAAAATCCATGGAGCTTAAAGAGTGGATGTCACTGGTGAGAGCGTTTGGTCACTCACCATCGAGTTATTTCGCTCAGAATAAAGCTGCGTTTCATGGCGTTGCATCTACACTGCAAGAGCTGCTCAGCTATGACCAATTACCCACAAACCTAAATGATACGCAACGAAGGAATTTCTATTGCCTGAAAATATGGCATAGGTATGTGGAGATTAACCGAAAGCATTCAATGATCGATCTAGATGAAGTGTTAGTTCAGGCCGCGCACCTACTAGAAAGAGATCCAGCCGTGCGTCGAACTCTCAGAGAGCGTCATCCTCAACTGCTGGTGGACGAGTTTCAGGACAGTAATCTGTGTCAGTTTCGATTTGTTGTAGCGCTAGCAGGTGATGGGGAGGGTTTGTCGACCTTCGGTGATATTAAGCAAGCAATATACGGTTTTAGGGGGAGCGACCCCCAGCTCTTTATTGAACTACTGAACAGGTTTCCGCGCCACACGCTGGTTAATCTGCCAGATAACTTTAGAAGTGCTTCACAAGTCGTGGAGGTTGGAAATGCCTTGGCGCGTAAGATGACACTTAAAGTTACTGATGAGCCGATGATTCCACGCAATGCAGCTAAGCCGTATGAACCGGTAATTTTTCATGAAGCCGATTACCCTTCAACTGAAGCTGAGTGGATTGCGACAAAGATGCAGTGGTTACGAGACAAAGGGATTCCTTATCACAAGATGGGCGTTTTGTATCGCTACCGTAAGCTGGGGGATGCGTTGGAGAACGAGTTGATCGAAAGGAACATGCCAGCAAGGCGTGTTGGTGGGTCTGATGACAAGTCACTCTATGAAGATGAACGTATCGTGGATATTGTGTTGTTCATACATATTCTGTTTAACCCATCCTCAAAAAAAGCCATGAGCACTTTTATCGCTGAAAACTCAGGTTTTAGTATCGATAGAAAGGAATACAACGTGCTGTTCCAAAAGCATGGGTTTGCTGGGAATCACCATAAGGCCATTTCGTATTTTACTAATCAGCATTTTTCACAAAGTGAACAGTCTTGGGTTGTATTGAACTCTATAGCTCAGGCGCTATTTGATTTGTCTGCAAGACTCGAAAGAGTGCGTACATTTGAGCACTACTGCCGACACAAGAACATGCAGTATGACGGACTACCTCCCGGGCAAAAGTCCAAAATTGAGAAACAGCTAGGGGATGCCTATTTAATGGCAGTCGAAGAGTTTGTTGCAAAATTGAAGAGTTACTACTGTCAGTCTTTCTTTATGCCATTTGCTTCAGCGCAAGTAAAAGCAAACGCCATCTCTAGGCACCAAGAGCGCATCAACGAAGATTTTGACTCAATTTTTTCATACTTGCTGAATCGTAACCGACTCGTACATGAGTCAATCAACGTTCATGAGTATTTGAAAAGTAGGCCACTAATCACGGAGCGGACGAAAAAAGACCAAGAAGAAAATACTTCCGACATCGAATTAATGACTGTTCATGCCTCAAAGGGGTTAGAGAAAGAAGCAATATTCATTGTTGGATGTTCAGATGAGACTTGGTTTAAGGACAAAACAGCATCAGAGCCAACATCACTAAACTACCAGGAAGAGTTGCGCTTATTCTATGTCGCTAATACGCGAGCACGATTGCAGCTGTATATCACCAGACATAAAGAATACAAGTACCGCAACTCTTACTACGAAACTCAGCCTCTAGATTTCTTGCAGTACATTCTAGATCTACCAGTCATTGAGCAATCAGATCTGCGTGAAGCGGGGTAAATATGACGAAAGAAACCAAAGAACTCACAACGGAAGAAATTGAATTCTTAGCAAGGTTAGACGCATTTGTGCTGGAAGATGGTTATCTCGATGATTTGGAGATAATGACAACTGAGCAGGGAGGGCATCATGGTGAAAAAGAGTGATTCCAGTTTTAAGAAAGATAAAACTTGGTGTGATGCGCGAGCTAGGTGTAGGAGCGTTGTTCTTGATGCCTTTGAGCAGTCATCAGACTTCCGCATTTGCACGCCAAGAGCACTGCAACTACCTGTTAATCCAATTAGTTGTAACTACTATGACGGCCTGAACGGTTTGTATCTTCTTTCTTCAATCTACCAGGACTTCAAATCTACCGGCATTTATGAGCCGCGCTTTGCTCAGTTTCACCAGTTCGCAGAACATGACCTAAGAGTGTCGAAGGGATCGCATGGAATTCCTGTATTGAAAATGAGTGCTTATGAGACTCACGAACGAATTGATGAAAATAGCGGAGATGTAACAGTGACATTGTCACGAAAGAGCGAGCCGAATCGTGGATATATCAACGTCTTTAGCGCTAACAGCCTTACCGCTAAGCCTGTAACGCCCACCAGCAATGTACTGGATGAGATCCACAATCCATTCGAAGATACAACGCTCGTTGATACTTTAGTCGGCAACTTAGTATCCAACCTAAAAATACAAGTGCGGTTTAATCCGGAGATGTGTGAGGCTCATTATGACCCCTCCGACCGCGTGATTACGATTGCATTACCTAGCTGCTTTGAAAGTAATGGTGATTACCTATATCAGCTATTCCATTTATTGATGATGGGTGCTTTACCAGACACAGAGCTTTGCAGTATTCATACTGATTCAGCTGCTGCTCTAGCATCGATGATGTTTTGTAATCACTTGCTGGTGGACTATCGGTGTCCTTTTGATTCGTCGTCACTGGTGGAGTATTTAAATAGCTTGGATATGAACAACTGCTTTTTCCATACGTTAGTCGCGGAGCAGGCTTATCGTCGCTGTGTAATTGCAGGGG
Proteins encoded in this window:
- a CDS encoding type IV secretory system conjugative DNA transfer family protein; the protein is MAGASNFAKRTRYAMQTGLFDQRTDMIDDRSIFAIFFDSLPIIISGIFAFLGVLVLAFPSVSNFIFILGLPLFFYGISVQIDYLISAPYAKDKIKHTAKKKKKGKKYESENAKSGFRLKLGDAFMLIGYDMLFGRQLWISNDRETRMGLITGTTGSGKTVTLNSQLFQSCIQGYIKHGAPVLLADGKGSVNGLYDFLFYIVRTGRIHDVRLMNFLTGGAEHNSDSMLDEEYPSNKFNVLSQTNSEESRSLVMSFGRNSEGGSNDYFRDRASNMLAGVFPPLTWLRDNQSEHLDITVLQQNLGLREMIKLASRQDIPKAKTQALREYLKTLNMINDSYFTSPDADIEINQKADEQHTYNKSMVSKTVNEMAGTFGHIFSTVGSDINPRNAIMHGQILLVLLPTIEKEPDAMAELGRLFIGSLRPAFSSMFGHRVQGLRKDVVDGLAIRRIVPVRVFLDEVLNYYQKGLSQYLSLMRDRLVSLTLLGQSLKGMEDAGLSEARQSQANFNNWYLFSSQDVYETYDRISKALGTFRVKRLAEKTRDIWGNWVPGDRLQETEENVLNERDIAGAEPMEGVYLYRGNPIPFKSATFFADDERDGVLDRFYLNHFAELEPPTDAHIQYVRAILDLETAATDGTLASIKPEDSPNAVANHFVQNVEGICSRIEQKEQFELYRSFDVLVFAMVDTIVEMDIQKVNRTTKELQEEADLERQARLENRTIEEVLEDSNENSMIVDAQDAFASHSEYYSEQLGIGGYDIPDYVDDEAVSASSEHIDSQSDVAGGDGTSEREDDNDATSSQPSGTSWFDRAATGDLNQSAPSYGIVVSGADSDTSTDEKDKDSAAKKGADSNTSSSSNSPLVNTETQKTVKDIEQVTSLSADEISRELLDVEIYPTKPTPPTLDSEEQSRLTTDVANEMSETADRYQTELDSQHASALDDFFGER
- a CDS encoding secretion/conjugation apparatus DotM-related subunit, whose product is MSRSNNDDIETALFGGFWYYGSLAVICLLLFNFYEAYLFAFWKWGRMAELYFWYWLTSPFDSTFFLEGINVLRTTAPNEMNWSWLFEFEAYFNQYLRFFYAPFFFIVAGKLFHNYWTVTEPLNVQTMIELYAKESKANEVLVYDNPLKHHLVYDFDNRSDYHNRHAQGMQPNQYLTANPPPNASRSELEKHKRLVSSGKDSIFQPIALIDRKNNRFNFSRERAKRSYERQLTNPPVNSPFYLDEENAPRLFDQDGQLIPLQKDDKGRIVGGFATNKLLNNGREFKGAASDVALLFNHIERNVYFELCSRYRHPSVPLEKLVIELTKQHAYTRTYLVSLLNIVRANEPIGSSEFYMLWRQDRILYFSMYSASEEKPFWEANGVMAHYHFEIKLGKAITTPQVITAVDALEKEYQRLKRHEPDFQDILTRLTHGMSNEGFLTSTDQIDSVSLEGELDILNDIDANSTGAGTGSRENANSLDSAHRDIGEL
- a CDS encoding transglycosylase SLT domain-containing protein is translated as MFTDIPIDHDVSQQQIAYYQQIAASESKREPIARCILRASRILNVHPNYLYTISIAEGGRTGKYRQNADKTHDIGVMQINYETWAVELPRIGYSITPQYWAKVLKNTCTNVLVGGVIFKHRAKPAQDSLTAMANYHWYSMAENKAPHIRYKKRLVKIYDDLIKDQTDFINNGAEVNVRLRCKYAYCD
- a CDS encoding DNA topoisomerase, which produces MLIVTEKYRTANIVARSLGFGYFCEDHFANEHGDKICFAHGHLYETSHEQPEIYDWKTPDNFNNLPRTLYSIPKKLSVEIRGVKLTSERLRTTIISNMQDSDMIINACDFDREGERIFYDLFNAADTSARIYRMDMSNGLTRRLVCEAYANLLDGTETKSRFYASSARDAADYSYALLTQVATYHARSGDLHPAFTGYKDAKSSTLSIGRLQVPLALLIALKCKEVEQFDVRAIFIPQLSAKIGRYKCLFNYDPELSETDGSLLSHPRLSKQYINAREQQSKEVTVVSVLVKPVTFSPPAPHNTASIQAEMKNLTPSETMSAMQSLYMKGLISYPRSDNDSLSEKNYSNGRLASLLESLSRNEGFSKKDGDDANLCALARSLEHSTSPQCVKEHSNLAHSAIVPTDASVSPGQLNDNEQQVYNSICNRFTDAMRGETYGQEVTLSVCFKEECLGLLGENRSVFTCQKVIGEGDNKLTNLLPGDVFSIDELSTIKHQRDVPQYHCFSELPLIMQQAGLGTAATRDRAVAKLLERKIIDVFFDAGIRYAIITDKGIALLKILPPEFKTPHLTARWEKKLAEIEQTLDHDECNAMRSEFIADVFGRVQYLCRMFNMGQLDLRTSTSPASQQHLTQVEERAKALNVDITLADFKTVQSCHNFLIANPLPYSKETQKEFAQSGLDVDSATLRDSRRVNLRVNQSSKDAPPSEKQLTKAYTMAQLVRIKVPANIRKSAKACSDFIDSCQAKRKPRVAQVKALKQLAQKLEYPIPSNIFKSRTKVVDLTKELRKRMKGTK
- a CDS encoding ATP-dependent helicase yields the protein MKKYLEGMTERQVAAITNEGCTAVTAGAGAGKTAVLTRRVYRLLLKYRSSERKHPPVVAITFTRDAAKEMDRRIKDMAGKSLAKMALATTMHQFAINKILKPNFHLPFFKKQGFKLWKIASGRDSFFHLNQATDIALSNKQLGDFKQLEKSMELKEWMSLVRAFGHSPSSYFAQNKAAFHGVASTLQELLSYDQLPTNLNDTQRRNFYCLKIWHRYVEINRKHSMIDLDEVLVQAAHLLERDPAVRRTLRERHPQLLVDEFQDSNLCQFRFVVALAGDGEGLSTFGDIKQAIYGFRGSDPQLFIELLNRFPRHTLVNLPDNFRSASQVVEVGNALARKMTLKVTDEPMIPRNAAKPYEPVIFHEADYPSTEAEWIATKMQWLRDKGIPYHKMGVLYRYRKLGDALENELIERNMPARRVGGSDDKSLYEDERIVDIVLFIHILFNPSSKKAMSTFIAENSGFSIDRKEYNVLFQKHGFAGNHHKAISYFTNQHFSQSEQSWVVLNSIAQALFDLSARLERVRTFEHYCRHKNMQYDGLPPGQKSKIEKQLGDAYLMAVEEFVAKLKSYYCQSFFMPFASAQVKANAISRHQERINEDFDSIFSYLLNRNRLVHESINVHEYLKSRPLITERTKKDQEENTSDIELMTVHASKGLEKEAIFIVGCSDETWFKDKTASEPTSLNYQEELRLFYVANTRARLQLYITRHKEYKYRNSYYETQPLDFLQYILDLPVIEQSDLREAG
- a CDS encoding ArdC-like ssDNA-binding domain-containing protein; the encoded protein is MVKKSDSSFKKDKTWCDARARCRSVVLDAFEQSSDFRICTPRALQLPVNPISCNYYDGLNGLYLLSSIYQDFKSTGIYEPRFAQFHQFAEHDLRVSKGSHGIPVLKMSAYETHERIDENSGDVTVTLSRKSEPNRGYINVFSANSLTAKPVTPTSNVLDEIHNPFEDTTLVDTLVGNLVSNLKIQVRFNPEMCEAHYDPSDRVITIALPSCFESNGDYLYQLFHLLMMGALPDTELCSIHTDSAAALASMMFCNHLLVDYRCPFDSSSLVEYLNSLDMNNCFFHTLVAEQAYRRCVIAGALYPLVRQAHIQFTTMISHDFFMFAKSKTEGVTAKSEATTQHSCSSIISF